The Oncorhynchus clarkii lewisi isolate Uvic-CL-2024 chromosome 23, UVic_Ocla_1.0, whole genome shotgun sequence genomic interval ccatagggcggcgcacaattggcccagcgttgtctgggtttggccagtataggccgtcattgtaaataagaatttgttctaaactgacttgcctagttcaatttAAAAAAGTTTAAGTAGTCTGATTAAAATGATTTTGACACTGTCATTACTTTTAGCAAACAGACAGGGATTTGCCTGCATACACTAAATCTAATGCAATGTATCAAACACAACATTGCTGCATTTGCACATGAAAGTGTAATGGAGTGTGGTTGTTTCCTTCCTGCAGTAAACTTCAATTTCACCATGTCTGGAAAAGTGGTGTTGACTTATTTCAATGGGAGGGGGAAAATGGAGTCAATTCGATGGCTTTTAGCAGTTGCTGGAGTTGAGGTAAGTAGGCtgaacaaatacaaaacaaatgtgGCTGTGGGCTGTTTACAGGACTTGCATTTTCAAGTAGACCTACCCTAAGTGAAATAGTGGACAGGCCTACAGGCGATGCACACAGATGGATCACTAAACTGATGTCGTtctgaaaatatacattttatatcCATAGTTTGAAGAAGTGAATATGACAAAGCACGAGGAATATGTAAAGCTGTTGAGTGGTAAGTTTGTTCACAGTGTTAATAACTCCGATAACATGCTCATTGTGTTGAAGGGTGTTTAATTGTTGGGGACTTTTTTTCCCCCCCAGATGGAGCACTCATGTTTGAGCAAGTTCCATTGGTGGAAATTGATGGAATGAAGCTGGTTCAAACCAAGGCTATCCTAAACTACATAGCAGGGAAATACAATCTTTACGGGAATGACCTAAAAGAACGAGTCATGTATGTGTGAATTTTAATGTCATAACCTTTATTTACTTGTTTGGCTGTGTTAGAGGCATAATGGTAGCTGTTCgtacaaaagggggggggggattctgatAAGGGTTTGGTTTTCATTTACCTTTAGGATTGACATGTATTCTGAAGGTGTGAGGGACTTGATGGAAATGATAATGATGTTGCCATTCATTTCACCTGACGCCAAGAAAACTAAACTGGAGGACATTGAGAGGAAAGCTACAAGCCGCTACATTCCCGTGTTCGAAAAGGTACTGCATGCTTTGGGCCTTGGCCAGCTGGGAAGGGTAGAGCTCACTAAAGTAACCTGAATCTAAGCAGTTTTATTATCATTGCGAAATACCATGTCTGCTAAGTGAAAAGGTTGGCACGTCTGTACAAGTTTATGTATTGTCTAATGTGAGGGTGTGCGCTGATTTCTTACAGGCTCTTGCTAGCTCCCAGTACCTGGTGGGTTATCAGTTGAGCTGTGCTGATGTCCAGCTACTTGAAATCACCTTGATGTTGGAGGAGAAATTTCCTACAATTCTCTCCAAATTCCCTGTTGTTAAGGTAAAGTTTATTACAAATGTATTTTGTTCTTGACAAAACAAGTTGAGACAAGTCTTGATACATTTTAAGTGCATCTCATCAAAACATGTTACAGGTTCACATAACCCAAAAAGCATATGAATATTGCATACCTGCTGCACATTTTCATACAGATAAACATAAGTCTGTTTCAAATGTACTGCTACAACACCCTGTCTATttttaaatgtactgtactgctgcAACACCCTGGGTGTGTCCCAATAATCTCTCAAGTATGCCCTCGTTCACTACTAAAaacattggattggtggaggcatATTTATTTGACtgtcatttcctttcaaatcgATTAAGGGAAGTGAACCCAGGCACactttgggaggaaggagagataattAGGACATTGTCAGCAGCATATTTGAAAGAAAGGTCAAAAGATCCATAAGATACTTCATTTGATTAATTCTTGATTgggtgatttatttattttttttcaggCTTTTCAAGGGAGGATGAAAAGCCTGCCAGCCATTCAGAAGTTCCTGCAGCCAGGCAGCAAGAGAAAGCCTCAACCAGATGACTTATATGTAAAGACTGTGTATGAGGTGTTCAACTTCAAGCACTGATGCTTATTGAAAAAATGTAAAGAGTTGAAGTGAATATTAGATACAAGAAATGACAGTCTGGAATAATCTATAACATGTATGAGTAAGGACCAAATTGTTCAAGTAGAACAAGTATGTTTTTCAAtaatacacaaaaaaaacaaaagtcTGTTAAACAAAATATCAGCTGTAATTAAACACTACATGTCTGTTCTGAGCTATTCCATCATTTATATCAAACAGTTATTAGGTTATTTACAGGGAGGCAGCTAAACATGATTGTCTAAGTAAGTAGTCATACCTTCAGTGCTATAACATTTATTCAGATCAAGTAGTAAATGTTACTGTATTCCTGTTCCCATATTCATTGAACAAATCATTACAAAAACAATTTTGGCAAGAACAAACAATGTGCAAATGGGACTTCATCCCTTGCAGTGATATTTTCAGTCTCACTTTAGACAGTTGTGTTGTTCAAATCACATTACAATCACGCCCATGAAGAGAAGTCGCAGGACCATCAGCAAACTGAATAAAGAAACCAGATGATAACTTCATTGATTGTACACATTAATGATTTAATTTGAAACATTCCAACAGGGTCAAAATACAATGAAAATAAGTTAAATGTAACCAATACCGAGTATAGTGCACATTTGGTGATTCTCACCTTAGTCCTGCCATGATGCCAGCTGGCATTATTTTCCCAGATTTCTTGAATCTCATTCCCATCACTATTGTCAGCACTCCTGAGGCAACTGAGAAAATAAAGATTTATACATTTATGAAATGCTATTTAAAGACATGTCAAGGCCTAAAATAAATTAGATTTCATTCAGGTTTTTGGTGACCTACACATCCCAGCAAAGCAGGCATACTTACAGAGGGAGTAGAACGTCTTGGTTGGGTCATATGAAATCATTAAGGCCCCATAGGCGGCCATGCTGCCAAACAATATCCCAGCTATCAGTGACATGACACTACCTGTAGtaaaacaatacaaataaaaaataataataaaaaagatCTATTACTTTATCATTGTTTCATTGACCTTGTAGACAAATTCATGTTGCTTTGTGTATTTTGAAATGCTTCACTGGAAACTCCTACCTTTTTTCTTGTACCCCATGAATCCCCCCAGGGCTATGGCTGCAGCATAGCCAAATCCAAGCCAGTCAATTGCCATTGCAGTGCTGTGGAACAGGAGTATTGGGACACATCAATAAATCTTCTTAAGGCTTCCGCATATTTCGGTTCGGCTGGCTTCGACTAGGCGAACCGAAAGAATGTGCTCACATAGCCCTTTGCTtgaaaaatcaaaaaaaaaaatgccCTAGCGTTGGAGCAGTTTTTCTAGAGGAAAAGTCAAAGCGAGGGATAACTGGGCCCAAAATCGGATTGTTCATTTGCCCTcttattggctagaatggtcccacctgatcttgcctcctcccgACTGCCTTCCATTTTTATAACGGCCACTAGAGTATCTAGTCTATATAATGGATCATCTgtagtatttctcaagtgaaagaTTGTGCATGAAAACAAACCCAGACACTCACCAGGTCATAACATTTCatttttggtccaccagccagTCAGATGaccacaaaaaaaaaatgcacatgacttgtaatgtttctaaaacaatacatttatttcTAATGTGGTATATTGTATAATTACATTTTTGTGACCGGAGTCTTGTAAGCAAAATATCACAGATGAGAAACATTTTCACCTGCCCCTTTAAGGGCGGGAGGTTATCGTGATAGTGAGACTCCGGTCATGTTTGTGCCTGTGAGATTGAGCCTTATTAGTAGAAGTGTTGTCTTATGGAGCCAGATACCTGCCAAAAGCTTGACCATATGTATTGTTAGGATCATAAGAAAAACCATGGGTGAAACATGAATGTAAATGTGCAATTTAATCTGTGAACATACAAACACCATGTAATGATTACAGACCTTTAGGCTTGAACAAATCTTGTGTTGCAATTCTGATGTACAATAATACCTTTCAGAGTTTTGGCAGTTTCAtctcaccaacaacaacaaaaaacgtacaccaaactgtctgttaggaGTGCTACTCGAGTAGCATAACACAGTATAAAAAAAACCCAACAGAAGTCAGGGAACCCGGAAAAAGGTATTCTGCACGTTTTCAAGTTAAAAGTCTCCATTCGCTATTACTCTTGTTGAGTTGACTTCACATTTAGGTAGCTAAATAGGTAATGGATTTGTTTGCCAGTACAAGTCTAGATAGTATTATGCCTACAACAGTTAAGTTTCAGTCCGCTAGGTGTATCTCCACAGCATGGGCATGTCGCTGGGTGAAGTGGACATCCCCATCCATGCACCTTATCAAAATATGACTAATTCAGTATTGCACCATCCCATTCTCTGGGCTCTGTCTGAAAGCCTAACCAGTAGTatataccaggaataatgaaacaCAGAATAATAATAGATGTTTGGTGAATCTATGAATTATGTATGACCACTGGAGTCTTTGCCActcaatatttttttatataatatTTTGATGTTTATTTCATCACTCAAAATCTTGCCAAAGCATATTCTGTAGGAGTTAATATGAATTTCAAATAATTTGACAATTTATATGAATCGGGTCATGAACATTGAAATGAACAAGGGAGAGGTTAAACATTGCAGTGGAGCTTAGGTAGTCTCCGTATAGGCCATTCCTCCCATTGTGATACTGCTGCCCAGTTGAAGAGCTTGTGAACTCCATGCAGCACCACAGCACAATGCGCCTTGAGGAAAAGCACCCCTCAGCCTCAGAAGATGACCTTCTGGAGTCATGCGGTCATAGTAATTTTACCCTAACGTAGGCCTATTTGCCTACTAGCCAAATAAAGTGCAGAGCATGCATGATGCGTGCAACTCACCATTCCAACATATTTGAACATTTAATTCATCCttcagttcagtcagtcagtacgtCATCCATTCAGTCATTTGCAATAGGaaccaaatcaaagagaatagaAAAGTCTTATCCATTTGTTTATTGAAATGCATGTgttcactttaataattaaatgtttaatttaggcctatccaaataaaaaaaatagtccTTCAACTTGTAGGCATTGCAATTTAGAGTATTTTGGGTACTTCATTTTGGGTACTGGTGTCTTACGGAATCATTTTGTAACTATTTGTGTTTAACTGTTTTTATTAtagagtaggccgtcattgtacataataatgtgttcttaactgacttgcctagtttaataaaggttaaataaaataaaaacaaagagaCAAGCTCACAGGCCTCTAAATACAGCTTCTAaagaaatgtggaaaaaataGTTGAAGCAAAATATCTCACAATAAGAATAGGCTATAGATAGTCTTGACCATTTGGGACCCCTTGGCCATTTCGCTCAGGACAGGTTACAGCCAAGACTTAATCAATATTTAGTTTTGTCTCATTTATTGAAATGATATAGCCTCTGCGTGATGGGGTTGTGCAACGCAAATGGCTATAACAAGCATATATAGAGTGGAATTCCAGTCAAAATGCCTAATATGAGGCCTACAGTCCGTGCTCCCAAATACTGGAAAACGTGTGATTCATTAGGTTACATAATCACCACAATAGCCCCACGCGACTATAAAAATAAATTATGCAATTATATGGCCATTAAcgtcttggtgacaggggggcagtattgagtagcttggatgaataaggtgcctagagtaaactgcctgctactctgtctcagatgctaatatatgaatattattagtagtattggatagaaaacactctgaagtttctaaaactgtttgaatgatgtctgtgaagtacactgctcaaaaaaataaagggaacacttaaacaacacaatgtaactccaagtcaatcacacttctgtgaaatcaaactgtccacttaggaagcaacactgactgacaataaatatcacatgctgttgtgcaaattgaatagacaacaggtggaaattatatgaaattagcaagacacccccaataaaggagtggttctgcag includes:
- the LOC139381154 gene encoding glutathione S-transferase 3-like, with the translated sequence MSGKVVLTYFNGRGKMESIRWLLAVAGVEFEEVNMTKHEEYVKLLSDGALMFEQVPLVEIDGMKLVQTKAILNYIAGKYNLYGNDLKERVMIDMYSEGVRDLMEMIMMLPFISPDAKKTKLEDIERKATSRYIPVFEKALASSQYLVGYQLSCADVQLLEITLMLEEKFPTILSKFPVVKAFQGRMKSLPAIQKFLQPGSKRKPQPDDLYVKTVYEVFNFKH
- the LOC139381155 gene encoding transmembrane protein 14A-like, with protein sequence MAIDWLGFGYAAAIALGGFMGYKKKGSVMSLIAGILFGSMAAYGALMISYDPTKTFYSLFASGVLTIVMGMRFKKSGKIMPAGIMAGLSLLMVLRLLFMGVIVM